TCCTCGGGCTCCTGGTGCTGGTGGGCCGCACCAAGGCGGTCACCCAGGTGGTGGGGTACCTGATGGTGGAGAACGGGATCTTCCTGGTGGGCCTGCTGCTCCATCACGAGATGCCCCTCATGGTGGAGGCGGGAATCCTCCTGGACGTCTTCGCCGGGGTGCTCATCATGGGGATCTTCGCCTACCGCATCCAGCGGACGTTCGACCACATGGACACCCACAACCTCGTGGCCCTCAAGGACTGACGGCCGATGCTGCCCGGCTTCCTCGCCCTGCCGTTTGCGGCCGCCCTGCTCGGGCTTGCCCTTCCCCGGGAGCGGGGAAGGCTGGCCGTGCTGGCGGGGGCGGCCCTGGCCCACCTGGCCGTCACCGCGAGCTTCTGGGGCCACCGCCCGGAGGCGGTAGGGGGGGAGGTGCTGGTGGTGGACGACCTGGGGCTCCTGGTTCTCACCCTGGTGAGCGCCGTGTTCGCCCTCACCGCCCTCTACACCCCAGGCTACCTCGCCGGAAAGGGCCTGCGCACCACCCGGACCTACGTGGGGTGCTCGCTGGCGCTCCTGGGGGCCATGTCGCTCGCGGCCTGCACCCGCCACTACGGGGTCTTGTGGGTGGCGGTGGAGGCCTCCACCCTGGCCAGCGCGCCCCTCATCGCGCACCGGGTGACCCCGGCCAAGCTGGAGGCCACCTGGAAGTACCTGGTCCTGTGCTCGGTAGGGGTGGCGCTGGCGCTGCTCGGGACGTTCTTTCTCGGGATCGGTGGGGTGACCGCCCCGAGCCCCGCCGGGGAGCTCACCGTGACCGCGCTCGTGGCGGCGGCCCCCGGGATTCCGGCGCCCTGGCTCCGGGCGGCCTTCGTGCTCCTGCTCGTGGGGTACGGCACCAAGATGGGCCTGGCGCCCGTGCACATGTGGCTCCCCGACGCGTACGCCGAGGCGCCCTCGCCGGCCTCTGCCGTGCTCTCCGGGGCCCTCTCCAACGTGGCCTTCCTGGCGGCGCTCCGGGCCCTGCCCGTGCTCGACGCGGCGGGGCAGGGGGGCTTCGCCCGGGGACTGCTGCTCGCCCTGGGCCTGGCGAGCCTGATGGTGGCAGCCGCCTT
This window of the Thermodesulfobacteriota bacterium genome carries:
- a CDS encoding proton-conducting transporter membrane subunit, with product MLPGFLALPFAAALLGLALPRERGRLAVLAGAALAHLAVTASFWGHRPEAVGGEVLVVDDLGLLVLTLVSAVFALTALYTPGYLAGKGLRTTRTYVGCSLALLGAMSLAACTRHYGVLWVAVEASTLASAPLIAHRVTPAKLEATWKYLVLCSVGVALALLGTFFLGIGGVTAPSPAGELTVTALVAAAPGIPAPWLRAAFVLLLVGYGTKMGLAPVHMWLPDAYAEAPSPASAVLSGALSNVAFLAALRALPVLDAAGQGGFARGLLLALGLASLMVAAAFVMRQRDLKRLLAYSSIENYGVLALGVGLGGIGTYGALLHAVNHSLVKTVLFFAAGNVLVLCGTRSVESLSGVARSAPWTGALFAAGFLAIAGSPPFGLFWSELAIFRAALATPWIAVAYLALLGATFVGMAQVTLGVLHGDGGGAAPAREP